The following are encoded together in the Pedobacter steynii genome:
- a CDS encoding glycoside hydrolase family 43 protein, with protein sequence MNFLKWQPALLILATLAPDISFAQAIKKDGNPIITDKFTADPAAMVYKGSVYLYTGHDEAPDSKNFYEMKEWLVYSSADMLNWKAHPSPLNVKAFEWAKGDAWASQVIERNGKFYWYVAVEHQKGGKAIGIAVADHPLGPFKDAVGKALVTNEMTTSSKISWDDIDPSVIIDDDGQAYLFWGNTACYYAKLKENMLEFDGPVNTVQGLPKFTEAPWIHKRNGWYYLSYAVEFPEKIAYSMSKNINGPWTYKGILNEIAGNSNTNHQSIIQFKGKDYFIYHNGAINPNGGSYRRSVCIDRLYYNKDGSMKKIIMTTEGIK encoded by the coding sequence ATGAATTTTTTAAAATGGCAGCCTGCTCTGCTGATTTTAGCAACTCTTGCCCCTGATATTTCCTTTGCTCAGGCCATAAAAAAAGACGGCAATCCAATCATTACGGATAAGTTTACTGCTGATCCGGCGGCAATGGTTTATAAGGGCAGCGTTTACCTGTACACCGGACATGATGAAGCCCCGGATTCGAAAAATTTCTATGAAATGAAAGAATGGCTGGTCTATTCTTCGGCTGATATGCTCAACTGGAAAGCACATCCTTCCCCTTTGAACGTAAAAGCTTTTGAATGGGCAAAAGGAGATGCATGGGCCTCACAGGTCATCGAACGTAATGGGAAATTTTACTGGTATGTTGCGGTTGAGCATCAGAAAGGAGGGAAGGCGATAGGCATTGCAGTGGCAGATCATCCGCTAGGCCCCTTTAAAGATGCGGTCGGTAAGGCTTTAGTCACTAATGAGATGACCACTTCCTCTAAAATCTCCTGGGATGATATTGATCCTTCGGTAATCATCGATGATGATGGGCAAGCCTACCTTTTTTGGGGAAATACGGCCTGCTATTATGCGAAACTAAAAGAAAACATGCTGGAGTTTGATGGCCCGGTAAATACGGTTCAGGGTTTGCCAAAATTCACAGAAGCACCGTGGATCCATAAACGTAATGGCTGGTACTACCTTTCTTATGCGGTAGAATTTCCGGAAAAGATAGCCTATTCGATGAGTAAAAATATCAATGGGCCATGGACCTATAAAGGTATTTTAAATGAAATAGCCGGCAATTCTAATACGAACCACCAATCCATCATCCAATTTAAAGGAAAAGATTATTTCATTTACCACAACGGCGCAATCAACCCCAATGGAGGCAGTTATCGGCGTTCTGTTTGTATAGACAGGTTATACTACAATAAAGATGGGAGTATGAAAAAGATCATCATGACTACTGAAGGCATAAAATAA
- a CDS encoding family 43 glycosylhydrolase yields MNIKLNFYHHKLLLSCIVFVLAGWPAMAQKQKNSAYLFTYFTGNGGLEESIRFAISNDGYTYRALNNDQPVISSAAISSTGGVRDPHILRGADGKTFYMVVTDMVAAKGWDSNRAMVLLKSTDLVNWTSSIINIQKRFPGQENLLRVWAPQTIYDQKAGKYMIYWSMKHGAEPDKIYWAYANKDFTDLETAPKQLFFSPTNGACIDGDIIFDQGKYHLFFKTEGEGLGIRVAVSDQLKEGYVLREGNVQQTKDPVEGAGVFKLNNGEGYILMYDVYTKGRYQFTKTKDLKQFTVVDHEVNMNFHPRHGTVLPITTQEVTALLKKWYSPANVLNSFRSAAIKKKNVVTDTVASTLYLPLKQGTSLKSFDPGFLIFPGVEISPKAPYDFSKGPLKLKVSVPGRKSAVYEVTAAVDGNPVLNGYYADPEILYSHKTGKYHLYPTTDGFTGWSGTYFKTFSSSDLADWKDEGVILDLPKEVSWAKKNAWAPTIAEKKVNGNYKYYYYFTAAQKIGVAVSDDPSGPFKDSGKALIAEKPQGIKDGQEIDPDVFTDPESGKSYLYWGNGYMAVALLNEDMVSIDSSSVKVITPDETFREGTEVFYRKGKYYFLWSQNDTRDADYGVRYGIADSPTGKISKPENNLILSKDVKQQIYATGHNSVIQIPGKDEWYIVYHRFSRPEGLGMGQSAGYHREVCIDKLEFDANGNIKVVQPTLKGVSLLK; encoded by the coding sequence ATGAATATAAAACTCAACTTTTACCATCATAAATTATTACTGAGCTGCATTGTTTTTGTGCTGGCCGGCTGGCCCGCGATGGCCCAGAAACAGAAAAACTCAGCTTATCTTTTTACCTATTTTACCGGTAATGGTGGTTTAGAAGAGTCCATCCGTTTTGCAATCAGCAACGACGGCTATACCTACAGGGCACTGAATAATGACCAGCCCGTTATCAGCTCGGCAGCAATCAGTTCAACAGGAGGGGTGCGTGATCCCCATATTTTAAGGGGAGCAGATGGTAAAACCTTCTATATGGTGGTTACAGATATGGTGGCCGCTAAAGGTTGGGACTCGAACCGGGCAATGGTCCTGTTAAAATCTACCGATCTGGTCAACTGGACTTCAAGTATCATCAATATTCAGAAACGCTTTCCCGGTCAGGAAAATTTATTGCGCGTATGGGCACCCCAGACAATATATGATCAGAAAGCAGGTAAATATATGATCTACTGGTCAATGAAACATGGTGCTGAGCCGGATAAAATTTACTGGGCTTATGCCAATAAGGACTTTACGGATCTGGAAACAGCGCCTAAACAACTTTTCTTTAGTCCAACCAATGGCGCTTGCATTGATGGCGACATCATCTTCGACCAGGGAAAATACCATTTGTTCTTTAAAACCGAAGGAGAGGGGTTAGGAATTCGTGTGGCCGTTTCGGATCAGCTAAAAGAGGGCTATGTGCTGCGGGAAGGCAATGTACAGCAGACAAAGGACCCGGTGGAAGGTGCGGGGGTATTCAAACTCAATAACGGAGAAGGTTATATCCTGATGTATGATGTATACACCAAAGGGCGCTACCAGTTTACCAAAACAAAAGATTTGAAGCAATTCACAGTAGTCGACCATGAGGTGAATATGAACTTTCATCCCCGTCATGGAACGGTGCTCCCCATTACTACGCAGGAAGTAACAGCATTACTAAAAAAATGGTATAGCCCTGCGAATGTGTTGAATTCTTTCCGGTCGGCCGCAATTAAAAAGAAAAATGTGGTTACAGATACGGTCGCCTCAACACTTTATCTGCCGCTAAAACAGGGTACTTCGCTTAAATCTTTTGATCCGGGTTTTCTGATCTTTCCAGGTGTGGAAATCAGTCCGAAAGCACCTTACGATTTTTCAAAAGGCCCCCTAAAGCTAAAAGTCAGTGTACCTGGCAGGAAATCAGCGGTATATGAAGTTACTGCTGCTGTAGACGGGAATCCGGTCCTGAACGGCTATTATGCCGACCCGGAAATTTTGTACTCGCATAAAACAGGAAAATACCATTTGTATCCTACCACGGATGGTTTTACAGGTTGGTCGGGAACGTATTTCAAAACATTCTCTTCATCAGATCTTGCAGACTGGAAAGATGAAGGAGTGATTTTGGATTTGCCTAAGGAGGTGAGCTGGGCAAAGAAAAATGCCTGGGCACCAACAATCGCGGAAAAAAAGGTCAACGGCAATTATAAATACTATTATTATTTTACTGCTGCACAGAAAATAGGAGTGGCAGTTTCAGATGATCCTTCCGGCCCTTTTAAAGATAGCGGAAAGGCACTCATCGCAGAAAAACCTCAGGGAATTAAAGACGGACAGGAAATAGATCCGGATGTATTTACAGATCCTGAGAGCGGTAAAAGCTATTTGTACTGGGGAAATGGTTACATGGCTGTGGCCTTATTAAATGAGGATATGGTCTCTATTGATTCTTCATCAGTTAAAGTAATCACTCCTGATGAGACTTTTAGAGAAGGAACAGAAGTGTTTTACCGGAAAGGTAAGTACTATTTTTTATGGTCCCAGAATGATACCAGAGATGCAGATTATGGGGTGAGGTATGGGATTGCTGATTCACCTACCGGTAAAATCAGTAAGCCTGAAAATAACCTGATCCTTTCTAAAGATGTAAAACAGCAGATCTATGCGACAGGACACAATTCCGTGATTCAGATTCCTGGAAAGGACGAGTGGTATATTGTTTATCATCGTTTCAGCCGCCCCGAAGGACTTGGAATGGGACAATCCGCAGGTTATCATCGGGAAGTATGTATCG
- a CDS encoding alpha-L-arabinofuranosidase C-terminal domain-containing protein, with protein MKYKSNLIALLMAGTFFSAAAQQPEVIVVNAAKSEGKVSPTMWGVFFEDINMGADGGIYAEMVKNRSFEFLKPLMGWSVQGKKIGEGDLLILNRQGANLANPRFLRAAIKGAAKGEAGMSNEGFKGGMGVKKGLKYDFSLMYRQQSPGITLHVELVDGQNKVLAAGSLKPADASGEWKSQELSFIADATAAKARMNIWFEGSGVLDMDMISLFPTDTWKGRKKGMRADMIQMLADMKPGFIRFPGGCIVEGIDLANRYQWKKTIGPIEERQLIVNRWNVEFEHRPSPDYFQTFGLGFFEYFQLAEDIGAEALPILNCGMACQFNTAEVVPLDQLDPYIQDALDLIEFANGDASTEWGKVRAGMGHAEPFNMKYLGVGNENWGPQYIERAKAFQQAIKAKYPAINLIFSSGTGPDNDEFRYLDKELRSMKADIIDEHYYRSPEWFLKNAARYDNYDRQGAKIFAGEYAAHIKGNAIGSNRNIWQAALAEAAFMTGLERNAAVVNMASYAPLFANTEGWQWAPDLIWVDNMNIYGTPNYYVQKLFSTNKGTQVSTALLDGKALSGQDGLYVSAVLDELKKEVIVKLVNTNETERTKQVNFEGIKKLAASGKLTTVKGDLTDQNSIEKPSNIVPAESMLKLKGKNAVIKMPANSFVMLKVSYK; from the coding sequence ATGAAATACAAAAGCAACTTAATCGCCCTGCTTATGGCCGGGACTTTTTTTAGTGCAGCGGCACAACAACCGGAAGTTATTGTAGTCAATGCAGCTAAATCCGAAGGGAAAGTATCACCTACCATGTGGGGGGTGTTTTTTGAAGACATCAATATGGGGGCAGATGGCGGGATCTATGCAGAAATGGTAAAGAACCGTTCATTTGAATTTCTAAAACCATTGATGGGTTGGTCCGTACAGGGAAAGAAGATCGGAGAAGGCGACCTGCTGATATTGAACAGGCAGGGGGCAAACCTTGCAAACCCGAGGTTTTTGAGGGCAGCCATTAAAGGCGCTGCAAAAGGAGAGGCAGGGATGAGTAATGAAGGCTTTAAAGGAGGCATGGGCGTGAAAAAAGGTCTTAAGTACGACTTCTCGCTGATGTACAGACAGCAAAGCCCCGGGATCACTTTGCATGTGGAACTGGTAGACGGCCAGAATAAGGTACTGGCTGCGGGCTCGCTGAAACCAGCTGATGCTTCCGGGGAATGGAAGAGCCAGGAGCTGAGTTTCATTGCGGATGCCACGGCAGCGAAAGCCAGAATGAACATCTGGTTCGAAGGTAGCGGAGTATTAGATATGGACATGATTTCTTTATTTCCTACGGATACCTGGAAGGGACGTAAGAAAGGAATGCGTGCAGATATGATCCAGATGCTGGCAGATATGAAACCTGGTTTCATACGTTTTCCAGGCGGTTGTATTGTCGAAGGAATCGACCTGGCCAACCGGTATCAATGGAAAAAAACAATAGGCCCTATCGAGGAACGTCAATTGATCGTGAACCGCTGGAATGTCGAATTCGAGCATCGCCCATCGCCGGATTATTTTCAGACTTTCGGACTCGGGTTTTTTGAGTATTTTCAACTGGCTGAAGATATTGGTGCAGAGGCTTTGCCGATCCTGAACTGCGGAATGGCTTGTCAATTCAATACTGCTGAGGTTGTTCCGCTAGACCAACTGGATCCTTATATTCAGGATGCCCTGGATCTGATTGAATTTGCCAATGGCGATGCTTCTACAGAATGGGGTAAGGTGCGTGCAGGAATGGGACACGCGGAGCCATTTAATATGAAGTATTTAGGAGTAGGTAATGAGAACTGGGGACCTCAGTATATTGAACGTGCAAAAGCATTTCAGCAGGCCATCAAAGCAAAATATCCGGCAATCAACCTGATCTTCAGCTCAGGCACAGGCCCTGATAATGATGAATTCCGGTACCTGGATAAAGAACTGCGTAGTATGAAAGCGGATATTATAGATGAACACTATTACCGTTCTCCGGAATGGTTCCTCAAAAATGCAGCACGTTACGACAATTACGACCGTCAGGGGGCAAAGATTTTTGCCGGAGAGTATGCGGCACATATCAAAGGAAACGCTATTGGAAGCAACCGCAACATCTGGCAGGCAGCACTTGCTGAAGCGGCCTTTATGACGGGATTGGAACGCAATGCCGCCGTAGTCAACATGGCTTCTTATGCCCCTCTGTTTGCGAATACTGAGGGCTGGCAATGGGCGCCCGACTTAATCTGGGTAGACAACATGAACATCTACGGGACACCAAATTATTATGTTCAGAAGCTTTTCTCTACCAATAAAGGTACGCAGGTTTCAACAGCTTTGCTGGATGGGAAGGCGCTTTCCGGTCAGGATGGCCTGTATGTTTCTGCAGTGCTGGATGAGCTTAAAAAAGAAGTCATCGTTAAATTGGTCAATACCAATGAAACAGAACGAACCAAACAGGTTAATTTCGAAGGAATAAAGAAACTGGCTGCGAGCGGAAAGCTGACGACGGTTAAAGGTGATCTTACAGACCAGAATTCTATAGAGAAACCTTCAAATATTGTTCCTGCAGAATCGATGCTGAAGCTGAAAGGAAAAAATGCAGTGATAAAAATGCCGGCAAACTCTTTTGTAATGCTCAAAGTCAGTTATAAATAG